In Spirosoma aureum, a single genomic region encodes these proteins:
- a CDS encoding SIMPL domain-containing protein, translating into MSSNFTHFRLTSVLLFLVFGFCSICNSRAQSTDNHLIVLGEAVEEVPADQATLTVNLSYTDEKDITLVYEQHKGARERLVAILTELKVPTKDLHILQLLVRKERDYSMGGVGMGQPTEKFKGYQRISVKFDDLKRYAEVQQHLASNGFTDLSTVFSVSKQREIELRLFDQAVANAKEKADRLAKAISRSVKRIVRIGEAEENESVGNIRTTALNPYMTNYMADPMRPVATIQQTFRSAAIVKVVYELN; encoded by the coding sequence ATGTCTAGTAACTTTACTCATTTCAGGCTGACGTCAGTCCTGCTGTTTCTTGTTTTTGGCTTCTGCTCTATTTGCAATTCTCGGGCGCAATCGACTGATAATCATTTAATTGTACTTGGAGAGGCTGTAGAAGAAGTGCCCGCCGACCAGGCAACCCTTACCGTCAATTTATCCTACACGGATGAAAAAGACATAACCCTGGTTTACGAACAGCATAAAGGAGCCCGTGAGCGACTCGTGGCCATATTGACTGAACTAAAAGTACCGACCAAAGACCTGCATATTCTTCAGCTATTGGTACGAAAGGAGCGTGACTATTCAATGGGCGGTGTTGGTATGGGGCAACCAACCGAAAAATTCAAGGGATATCAGCGAATTTCGGTCAAATTCGATGATCTGAAGCGCTATGCCGAAGTGCAACAACACCTGGCATCCAATGGATTTACGGATTTATCGACAGTTTTTTCAGTTAGTAAACAACGGGAGATTGAACTTAGGCTGTTTGATCAGGCGGTGGCCAATGCAAAAGAAAAAGCCGATCGACTGGCCAAAGCCATATCGCGTTCAGTAAAGCGTATTGTCAGGATCGGTGAGGCCGAAGAAAATGAATCTGTTGGTAATATTCGCACAACAGCATTAAACCCCTACATGACTAATTACATGGCTGACCCCATGCGACCGGTGGCAACGATACAACAAACGTTTCGCTCCGCTGCCATCGTAAAAGTTGTGTATGAATTGAATTGA
- a CDS encoding cation diffusion facilitator family transporter codes for MSATQRTKYRWMSVSLGLSIVLLILKFTAYFLTYSTAILSDAVESIVNVLASGFAFYSIYLAGQPRDQNHPYGHGKIEFLSSGFEGAMILSAGLVIIWQSILSFYEPKVLTNLDLGFALIGLTAIANAFVGWMLIRSGKQTDSLALTADGRHLLTDTFSSIAVMVGVALVVLTGKHWIDSALSLLLSFVIIYNGFQLIRLSVARLMDETDAPTLDRVVTLLNDNKDANWIDVHNLRVQKYGADLHIDCHLTLPYYWELNQVHDEVHHFEDTLKDGFLGEVEIFVHTDPCVNECCHYCRVTNCPVRAFAFVNDVEWTADNLPLNQKHFVSIEVPNS; via the coding sequence ATGAGCGCCACTCAACGTACTAAATACCGCTGGATGAGCGTCTCACTGGGGCTGAGCATTGTCCTGCTGATACTTAAGTTCACGGCTTATTTTTTGACCTATTCGACAGCTATTCTCAGCGATGCGGTCGAATCAATCGTCAATGTTTTAGCCAGCGGATTCGCTTTTTATAGCATTTATCTGGCCGGTCAGCCCCGCGATCAGAACCACCCGTATGGTCATGGGAAAATAGAATTTTTGTCTTCGGGTTTCGAGGGTGCGATGATCCTGTCGGCTGGTCTGGTCATAATCTGGCAGTCAATTCTAAGTTTTTACGAGCCTAAAGTCCTCACCAATCTCGATCTGGGCTTCGCTCTAATCGGTTTAACAGCCATTGCCAATGCATTTGTAGGCTGGATGCTTATCCGATCAGGGAAACAAACCGACTCGCTGGCCCTAACCGCCGATGGTCGCCATTTACTGACGGATACATTCAGTAGTATTGCCGTAATGGTTGGTGTGGCACTGGTTGTTCTGACGGGTAAACACTGGATCGACAGCGCCCTTTCGCTGCTCCTATCGTTCGTTATTATTTACAACGGTTTTCAACTCATCCGTCTGTCGGTGGCTCGTCTGATGGATGAAACCGACGCGCCTACACTCGACCGCGTGGTGACCCTATTAAACGACAATAAAGACGCGAACTGGATTGACGTCCATAACCTGAGGGTGCAGAAATACGGAGCTGATCTGCATATTGACTGCCACCTCACATTACCCTATTATTGGGAATTGAATCAGGTACATGATGAAGTACATCATTTCGAAGATACGCTCAAAGATGGTTTCCTGGGCGAGGTCGAAATTTTTGTGCATACAGACCCCTGTGTCAATGAATGCTGCCATTATTGCCGGGTTACCAATTGTCCTGTTCGGGCCTTCGCCTTCGTTAACGATGTTGAATGGACTGCCGATAACCTACCACTCAATCAGAAGCACTTCGTGTCAATAGAAGTCCCCAATAGTTAA